A single window of Nicotiana tomentosiformis chromosome 1, ASM39032v3, whole genome shotgun sequence DNA harbors:
- the LOC104118224 gene encoding non-specific lipid-transfer protein-like: MVKLIYTLIILLLVLAPPATAEPSYIIVSKRLVPCYSYIEGKYHSIKPSNRCCRGLNDIADMVKNGEKDRIAVCKCIKRALLHITYEPSLIAIASQQCQTRLSLPPIGHNTNCS, translated from the coding sequence ATGGTGAAGCTGATCTATACTCTGATCATTCTCTTGCTAGTTCTAGCACCACCAGCAACGGCCGAGCCTTCATATATCATTGTCTCGAAAAGGCTAGTACCTTGTTATTCGTACATTGAAGGGAAATATCATTCAATCAAGCCATCAAATAGGTGCTGCAGAGGACTGAATGACATAGCTGATATGGTGAAAAATGGAGAGAAAGATCGTATAGCTGTTTGCAAGTGTATAAAGAGAGCACTTTTACATATTACTTATGAACCTTCTCTTATCGCTATTGCTTCACAACAGTGTCAAACGCGGTTATCTCTGCCTCCCATTGGCCATAACACCAATTGTTCTTAG